The Zygotorulaspora mrakii chromosome 4, complete sequence nucleotide sequence CCGATGGTGAACCTTTTGGAGTTGCGGCAACTCCTTGCGTCTCACTATTTTGTTCACTCGACAATTTCTCGTCACCCAGATCGGTATCATTATTTCCATTCTGTTCGGCCAATTTAGCCTGTTTCATCTCCTCATCTATCCGAGCAGTTtctatttgttttttctcttgGACTTTCTTTAATCTATAAAATTCTTCTCTATCCAATTCATCCAGTTCACTATTAATGTAAGCGATAGTATTCTCAGTCCTTGGAATAATTACGTGCTCGATGGCATTAACTCTTCTATTAGTGACTTTGATAACTTCATCCAATATAATAAATGCAGTCTGCAATGAAGCCAACTCTACTAAAGTCTCTACTGCCTTGGAAtagatttcttttgcaCGCTGAACTTGTTGGCCACCACGACCTAAACCGgtcaatttgaaatcattaatACTTGAATCAATATACGCTTCGAACTGCGGTAAATACACACCACTAACGTTTTCTTGACGTGCCTTGACCTTGAATCTAGCATTGTAGACGCTTTCTTGAACCTGATAGCCGATGTTTTCACCGGTCGCATATGAAACCTCAGCTAGAGAGAATGCAGCAGTCTGCATTACGCGACCCATTTTTTGCTTGGCATCGTCAATCCGCTTGGTAATATCACGAAATCTCTTGGTCAAAGCCTCCGATTTACGCTTTAAAAGTGAGTAACCTTGGTTGGCTCCCTTCAATTTGGTCTTCATTAGCCCAAGCGTCATACGCGTGGGAAATACCTGTTCTCTGGTACCAGACATCACGCTGTATTCACAAAAGTTGCCTTCTCCTTACAATTGTGCACGAATGCTCTGCACTGCACCTTGCTACCTTATATCAAACGACAATACTACCATTCTTGAAGTAATTGAATCTCCCATCCCTCACTGTGCAGCCAAATGATTTCCCCGAAGGCAGGGTaattttccttcaaaaagatgttgTGGTATAATAATGACATCTTAGCGGGCCATCGAGCAATGCAAAGAAATAACAAAGTCAATCACCAATAGCTAAACATTCTCTGTGTCCATTTCAAGCTGTACATTCGGCAGTCACTTATGGAAGAATATATAACTGATAGTGATGATATTGCCTTTGAGTATGAGTTGCAGAGCACGCCAAACAATAAAGTGACTTGGAAACGATATTTGGACAGCTGGAAGTCtcaatataataaaaagaaatcgGTCAATCATATTGTCTGGCTTTATGAGCGATTTTGCTTACAATTCACTCGTGATTTGGAAGCATGGGAGGAATACATCAAATGGGTGCTCGACAGCGACATGTTTGAGTACCATGCAATTACCAACCTGTTTAAACGATGCTTGGCGAATTTTAGCCATAAGTGCGATCGAATATGTTTGATGTTCCTAAAATTTGCAATTGCTGAATATGATCTTTCAGTGATCAGAGTGGCGCTTGATGAAAGCTTATCGAAAATCTCAAGGGACTCGCACGCCAAAGTTTGGGGATTACTTCTCCCTTTTATTTGTCAGACAATGCTTCCACTGTCTAGAATAGAACATGTTCCCAACGAGGGTCAGTATGAGGAGCTGTTGGAAGTGGTGCATAGATGTCTATTCAAAAACAGAACTGAGATCGAAAGTCATGCCCAGGGTGATATGTGGTCGGCAGAACTTCTTGTAAGATATCTAGAGGTTTGCCCCAAGGACAAGATACCTGAAACGCTCATTTATTTGTCTTCAACCGGTGTTAATGAGGTTGTTGTCTCTTCATTTGACAGGTATATAGGAAAAAACGAGAACATCTCCCCCGATATCAATTTACAGTATCAAATTTATACCAGCTATTTGAAGGCACTTAAACAACTGCGACAGTTCAATGAGTACAAAGAATTTTCCGCTAAGGTGCAAACTATCTTTCcacatcaaaaatttacACTGATAGTAGAGTTGGTTAGGTTTTATATCAAGGAAGCAAGATTAAAAGACGCGGAAAATCTGCTTAAATCCTCTTTGGCAGATACATTAACCGTTAGAGATTTTGCTGCAATATATGACTTCCATATTGACTACGAGAAAGCTTGTGCTGAAGTCATCTTGCAGGAACTGGATACACCGGGCGTAGAGCTGCGAAAAGATCTTTGGGAGCCTATACTGATTAGTCATATGAACAATTTAGAAACTTTGACCAAGGAGCGTGAGCTCAAACTCAATGACCTGAAGTTACGGCAAAATTCAAACGTAGTAAATACTTGGCTGGAGAGAGCCAGCTTATTCCAtgcaaataatgaaaaatgcgATGTATTTGCTCAAGCCATTCTGCAAATAGATCCCTCTAAAATAATAACTCCGGGATCGTTTGGAGAGCTGTGGTGCCGATATGCTGCACTATACTGGGAAGCTGGTCAGTACGAGAATGCTAGAGAGGTTTGGGACAGGGGTTTGCGCGTGCCTTACGTACATATGGAAGACttagaaaaaatatggGACTGCTGGGTAAACCATGAACTGGAATTAGGACCACATGGAATGGAGAAAGCTATCAAGTTGCTGGAAACAGCTCTAGAAGTGCCTGAAAATCCCGACTTACAACTCGAGAAGTACAagaaaggcaaaaaaaagatgccATCCCAAATAATAGTATTCAGCTCATTGTGCTTATGGAA carries:
- the VMA8 gene encoding H(+)-transporting V1 sector ATPase subunit D (similar to Saccharomyces cerevisiae VMA8 (YEL051W); ancestral locus Anc_5.518), which codes for MSGTREQVFPTRMTLGLMKTKLKGANQGYSLLKRKSEALTKRFRDITKRIDDAKQKMGRVMQTAAFSLAEVSYATGENIGYQVQESVYNARFKVKARQENVSGVYLPQFEAYIDSSINDFKLTGLGRGGQQVQRAKEIYSKAVETLVELASLQTAFIILDEVIKVTNRRVNAIEHVIIPRTENTIAYINSELDELDREEFYRLKKVQEKKQIETARIDEEMKQAKLAEQNGNNDTDLGDEKLSSEQNSETQGVAATPKGSPSADLIQEQEDDVIF
- the SYF1 gene encoding mRNA splicing protein SYF1 (similar to Saccharomyces cerevisiae SYF1 (YDR416W); ancestral locus Anc_5.519) — protein: MEEYITDSDDIAFEYELQSTPNNKVTWKRYLDSWKSQYNKKKSVNHIVWLYERFCLQFTRDLEAWEEYIKWVLDSDMFEYHAITNLFKRCLANFSHKCDRICLMFLKFAIAEYDLSVIRVALDESLSKISRDSHAKVWGLLLPFICQTMLPLSRIEHVPNEGQYEELLEVVHRCLFKNRTEIESHAQGDMWSAELLVRYLEVCPKDKIPETLIYLSSTGVNEVVVSSFDRYIGKNENISPDINLQYQIYTSYLKALKQLRQFNEYKEFSAKVQTIFPHQKFTLIVELVRFYIKEARLKDAENLLKSSLADTLTVRDFAAIYDFHIDYEKACAEVILQELDTPGVELRKDLWEPILISHMNNLETLTKERELKLNDLKLRQNSNVVNTWLERASLFHANNEKCDVFAQAILQIDPSKIITPGSFGELWCRYAALYWEAGQYENAREVWDRGLRVPYVHMEDLEKIWDCWVNHELELGPHGMEKAIKLLETALEVPENPDLQLEKYKKGKKKMPSQIIVFSSLCLWNLLLDLVESFCDRNPEEVGKVINIYEQVIMLKVATPLIFINYAHFLQKYKSTEAGFQVYERAIATFPPETQFEIWNMYLAEGMDKNAPLSTEHIRDLFDQALETLLPNKIDCKAIFILYSDFEEKNGFANRSVEILFQGCKCTEDIESRLSLWKICLSKAKSLLGEGGSRKLYEECIQSMPNSKIIGIVIDFAETETRLNEIDRAREIFRYGAQLLPPQKNINLWGSWDEFELQHGDKETYKEMLKLKKNLENEMLVDTESESKFEGNVAFVSASNSKAVNPEEIELDL